One part of the Cellulosilyticum sp. I15G10I2 genome encodes these proteins:
- a CDS encoding DUF5685 family protein — translation MFGYITPLKDELKMHEYTTFKSYYCGLCFHLKKEFGNLPRMVLNYDMTFLAILLDSLNPTAVNTLTKKCLTSPFKKKPVVLENKALSYAANINISLVYYKLLDDVLDDKSLKSKTLALALAPYKKKFSPSVCEINLIIEENLNHLYKLEKEKNFSSIDEICDPFSLIVAHIFKMYPCTVSEDSNETRENLFKFGYALGKWIYMIDALDDLQKDIAHGKFNPLDFLYNKAHLTYLELLPQIKDTVSFTILNCGYNCKYYLDLLPVNKNKELLENIITLGMMDQYTKVIHACNCKEK, via the coding sequence TTATTGCGGTCTTTGTTTTCATCTTAAAAAGGAGTTTGGCAACCTCCCTCGGATGGTTCTTAATTATGACATGACTTTTTTGGCTATACTCTTAGACAGCTTAAATCCAACTGCTGTAAATACCCTCACTAAAAAGTGCCTGACAAGTCCATTTAAAAAAAAGCCAGTTGTTCTAGAAAATAAAGCCCTTTCCTATGCTGCCAATATAAATATTAGTCTAGTGTACTACAAATTATTAGATGATGTTCTAGATGATAAAAGTCTAAAGAGTAAAACATTAGCACTTGCACTTGCTCCTTATAAAAAGAAATTTTCTCCCTCTGTTTGTGAAATTAATCTTATTATAGAAGAGAACTTAAATCATCTTTACAAGCTGGAAAAAGAGAAAAACTTCTCTTCTATAGATGAAATTTGTGATCCATTTAGCTTAATCGTGGCACATATTTTTAAGATGTATCCTTGTACAGTTTCAGAAGATAGTAATGAGACGAGGGAGAATTTATTTAAGTTTGGTTATGCGCTCGGTAAATGGATTTATATGATCGATGCTTTAGACGATTTACAAAAAGATATAGCACATGGAAAATTTAATCCGCTTGACTTTCTCTATAATAAGGCGCATTTGACTTATTTAGAACTTCTCCCACAAATTAAAGATACTGTATCTTTTACCATTCTTAATTGTGGCTATAACTGCAAATATTATCTAGATCTTCTTCCGGTTAATAAAAACAAAGAACTTCTTGAAAATATTATTACCCTAGGCATGATGGATCAATATACAAAAGTTATACATGCCTGTAATTGCAAAGAAAAATAG